The genomic window CCTCTTCTTTGTCATGTGTATTTCAGTTTGTAAAAGCTGTGCTAATGCTCCTACAATCTTTTCAATTTCCACTTTGACGTTTATGgcaaaaaaaggaacagaaatgtaAATGAATAGAATAGTTAATGTATTTCCTTCGCGATTTCAAGAGATCAAAACTTTCCACTGATTGAACATTCCTAGAAAGTAAAAGGAAGCAGTGAGTGAAGAAGTAACCCACAAAGGTCAAGTAAATGATGTAATGAAAAAACTATAGTGACGTCTCTGTCCAAATGACAAATGTCACTTAACTACACAAACAGGGATGAAGAGCTCTACAGAGTGACAGATTTCAGACCAGCTTATGTGAAATGGCTTAGCTGCAGACAGAGCCAGGGGAGGGTAGCAGGCTCTTAGGCACAGTGTTACCTAAAAGGATAGTGGACAGCTTTGCTGACTCCCAGTGTCTATTTATCTTTATTTGTCTGTTTACATTTCTCACTCTTCGTGGATGGTATTGGATTCTGAGGATGTAAACCTATTAACTCACCCTGAAAAGAGACTGGGGTACAGACTGGACGGTCATTTTATTCATGTGTGAGGGGTCAGCTGTTAGCTGGAAGCTACTAGATGTAGTGTTTGGACAGCACATCATGTTCCCACAAGAGATGAGATTAGATGTTATAATGCTGACCAGTGAGCTGAGCATTAAGGGAAGGGAAGCAGGTCATCTCAGGGAAATTCTATCCCGTTTCCATAGTTGGATGTGTATATTTTCTGCCTCGTGGGAACAGTTAACAGATACTGAAATCTTATGTGTCCAAGCATTGTCAGAAGTACGTTCTGTCCTACAATCTTCAGAAAAATCCAGAGAAACTTATATGATTATCAGTTCCATATAAGAGGAGGCAACCGTAGTGCCGAAGGTCACACAGGCAGCGCAGGCTGCAGCTGTGACATCAACCCAGGAGTCTTGCCCCCATGTCCACTGTCTCATGCACCGGACCGAGCTGTCTGCTCTGACAATGTGCTTCCTATTTTAGAGGAAGACTTAGTAAGGTCTTCCTTTCCAGTTCCTATTCGTCATTGTCACAAAAGTGCCATTCGCTCATTCCAGGGACATGACGGTCAGTAGATGACAGCTGAGTACACAGTTCCCTTTGCACCTGATAAGTTCCAATCCTATATTTCAAGTGGTGTTACGTTGAGatctacagaggagcctggcagattatggcaattaaacaacaactctGAGAGTCTCTGCTTCCACCTGagataatattttgagaaattatccagaaagttaaaaaatccatttaaatttaCTCTTACTCTGTTTGCAGATTATCATTTTCTGAAACAGTCTTCAAATACTAGGTCTACTCAAACTTTGGTGTGTATAGTTCTCTTAGAACTACTTCTGGGacagagctgaagctccaatacttcagccgcctgatgggaagagcccactcactggaaaagaccctgatgctgggaaagattgagggcaggacgagaaggggtcatcagagggtgagatgtttcGATTGCATTggatcgactcaatgaacatgaattgtAACAATCTCtgagagatagagaaggacagggaagcctggcgtgctgtagtccatgggatcaaagagAGTGGACACGCCTTAGTGACCAACAACAATGGGACCGAGACCCCTCGGTGCACTTTCTCTGGGACAGACACCTTCCTGGATTCCCCACATGTGCCATTACTGCCTTTAGGGAGCTTACAATCTATCAGGGCAGTCAAATGTTACATAATTAGAGGGATTACTTAGCTCACTTCCTAGTGAAATATTTAAGGAGATGAGATTATCTGTACTATCTCACAAAGACTGAAGCAAAGGATCCTGTGAAATATTGTAGTggtagaggagaaagagaaataagcacAGGCAAACATGAATGTTTTAGGACAACCAGCACCTTAAAAGGTGACTTGTGGATTATAGTTGCAAAATAACtcatttttaacaaatgataTTAGTGATATTGTTCCCTATAATGTCTCCAGGGAGCTTAAGGCCTACTCAGGTGATATCGTAAAGGTACAATCACAactggaattttttaaagaagggagaaaagggtAAATGAGGAAAACATGAGAAAAATCAATAGCTTCTCTCATAAGCTCTTTTCGTACTGAGCATTTCTTGGTCACCTGGAAAAGCCACGTTTTGTATgaatatttcttccttctctgactgTGACGAGACTCTTCTCCCAGGAACAACTAAGGAGGTGTAAAAAGCACAACATACGGCTGTGTAGCTATCAACCACAGTGGCACGCATGATTTGATGTCCCCACGTAGGCACTCATGGAAAAATTAGCACTTTTATTGATTTCATTACAAAGagtaggaaaagaaaggaaagggcaaactgtggaaaaacccagaaaatgaAAGTTTCTCTACTCACTCTTTAAGAGCCACCCATCACCCCAAGCCCTCAGACCTTGCCTAGATCTCCCCTGCAGGCAGTCCTGGGAGCCCCCAGCGTCCCAATGGCCCTCCCTCTCACTGTGCTGCTGGCCCTGGTGATGCTCTGCTCCAGCCCCATGTGCTCCCTGGGCTGTGAGCTGCCTGCGAGCCACCACAGCAATCTGGAAAGCTTCACACGTTGGAGTCAGATGGAGAGAGTGCCCATTGTGTCCTGTCTGAGGGACAGGACTGACTTCAGATTTCCTCAGACCCTGGTGCATGGGACCAGGCTTGAGAAGACAGAAGCCATAGCTGTTGTGCACGAGttgctccagcagatcttccagctCTTCAGCACCATGAGCTCTTCTGCAGGTCGGGACAAGAGCCTCCTGGACAGATTCCTCGTGGGACTTGATGAGCAGCTGGAGGACCTGGACACGTGACTGAGGGAAGGAAGGACACCAGAACAGTCACCTCTAGGGAGTGAGAACTCCAGATTGGCTGTGAAGAGTTACTTCCAGCGAATCAGTGTGTATCTCAAAGAGAAAGAATACAGCCACTGTGCCTGGGAGGTTGTCAGCGTGGAAATCAGAAGGTGCTTGGTCTTTGCCAGCAAGCTCAttggaaaactcaggaaataAAGAAGGTGTTGAATGTGAAAACAGTTCATCTGGTCAACTAAAT from Bos indicus x Bos taurus breed Angus x Brahman F1 hybrid chromosome 8, Bos_hybrid_MaternalHap_v2.0, whole genome shotgun sequence includes these protein-coding regions:
- the LOC113897809 gene encoding interferon alpha-1-like: MALPLTVLLALVMLCSSPMCSLGCELPASHHSNLESFTRWSQMERVPIVSCLRDRTDFRFPQTLVHGTRLEKTEAIAVVHELLQQIFQLFSTMSSSAGRDKSLLDRFLVGLDEQLEDLDT